A section of the Pseudanabaena mucicola str. Chao 1806 genome encodes:
- a CDS encoding PAS domain S-box protein gives MTTPILPTTTAKAVATGASINCESNGFKIPLIVLITLPFLLSTFGIVGLISWLTFRNAHEAIGNLNNQLHRKVTEQVQDQLNSYLELPYILNQINANDVDLDQLNGANEQRIQTLFWKELQDFPHISNIYVTNTSGQYIGARRIKNQFTVEDATAIYMADNLGRAKSPLMAKNRIKLSDRSWYQKLIETQQSTWSEVYTESMTGEAAITAIKPIYDPNGDFQGVLGVSMRLGDINRFLKETKVSQKGQTFIVDHAGRLVASSNLEATIATSNYQNSQYSKPERIFATQSQDPLTQQVAKWLKSQETMDNHQLLQSLLQSVIKFDGENYYLQVASLKDTSKLRGLNWSIVVVTPTSEFLSQIRENTTSTLILCFVALSLTTIFGIISARWLSRPITQLSLASQAIANGNLNQKVEYSCVVKELAILATAFNQMSRQLKKSHTRLEEYSQLLVQKVDERTQALQQEIIEHEMTEAALRESEEKFAKAFRSSPDGMALVTVGTNKHVDVNDKWTEITGYSREEAIGAAPSDLNLWLDLQERDRMLAILERDCRVFNYEASFVTKAGKIITGLISSETIEFGGQVFAIYAIKDISDRKKIEENIKESEKKYRDLVESANCIILRWDTQGSICFLNDYGLKFFGCQLEDIIGSCVLETIVSTQSVTGDDLRKMIEDICQNPEKYQLNENENICKDGRRVWVTWSNKPIYNDQGKLIEILSVGTDITDRKRAEKELQSAKEIADMANRAKSDFLANMSHELRTPLNGILGYAQILKRSNDPQKHRSGLEIIQRSGEHLLTLLNDILDLSKIEAKKLELNSSEFDLPKLLQSITDMFQLQVHAKDVKLTYQPLTPLPTIMYGDEKRLRQVLINLFGNAVKFTDQGSVSFCVSAQPYEPNSSNPKQKNYKLRFEIADTGVGIAPDKLEEIFLPFQQVGERSRRYSGTGLGLPICQKIVEMMGGQLQVTSTLNEGSTFWFEIELTEVANHSTTTAIDSRTITGYYGDRLKILVVDDKTENRMVLSDLLVPLGFIVAEAIDGYDCIRQAQIFAPDLILLDMVMPELDGHETTKQLRQLSMFEKTAIVMVSASAFSQDRELSLKVGCNAFIAKPVNPDNLFHTMRSLLNLEWQYDDLALGDPSLTNGFDNNRNIEEPTQPLIYPPKSTLDNLIQMARIGDILAIQDEVMLLQETDSVFTPFTKQILVYARDFQIRRIREFLESQQQEVLMS, from the coding sequence ATGACCACACCAATCCTTCCTACCACCACTGCTAAAGCAGTCGCAACTGGAGCTAGTATCAATTGTGAAAGCAATGGATTCAAAATACCTTTGATTGTGCTAATCACACTACCATTTCTGCTCAGCACCTTTGGCATCGTTGGCTTAATTAGTTGGTTGACTTTCCGCAATGCCCATGAAGCGATCGGCAACCTCAACAATCAACTCCATCGCAAAGTTACAGAACAAGTCCAAGACCAGTTAAATTCCTATTTAGAGCTTCCCTATATCCTCAATCAAATCAATGCGAACGATGTTGATTTAGATCAACTCAATGGCGCTAATGAGCAGCGAATCCAAACTCTATTTTGGAAAGAGTTACAAGACTTTCCACATATCAGTAATATTTACGTCACTAATACATCAGGACAATATATTGGTGCACGACGTATCAAAAATCAATTCACCGTAGAAGATGCTACAGCCATCTACATGGCAGACAATTTGGGTAGAGCAAAATCACCATTGATGGCAAAAAATCGCATCAAACTAAGCGATCGCTCTTGGTATCAAAAACTTATAGAGACTCAGCAGAGTACTTGGAGCGAAGTATATACTGAGTCGATGACTGGCGAAGCAGCCATCACAGCTATTAAACCAATTTACGACCCTAATGGAGATTTTCAAGGAGTATTAGGCGTATCAATGAGGCTAGGCGATATTAATCGCTTTCTAAAGGAAACTAAAGTTAGTCAAAAGGGACAGACATTTATTGTTGATCATGCAGGAAGATTAGTGGCAAGTTCTAATTTAGAAGCTACGATAGCTACTTCTAACTATCAAAATAGTCAATACAGTAAACCTGAGCGAATTTTTGCAACCCAAAGTCAAGATCCATTAACTCAACAAGTAGCTAAATGGCTCAAATCACAAGAGACTATGGATAATCATCAACTGTTGCAGTCACTGTTGCAGTCAGTAATTAAATTTGATGGAGAAAATTATTACTTACAGGTCGCTAGCCTAAAGGATACATCGAAGTTGAGGGGATTGAATTGGAGCATTGTTGTCGTTACCCCCACATCAGAGTTTCTTTCACAAATCAGAGAAAATACAACTTCAACACTAATCCTATGTTTTGTTGCATTGAGCTTAACTACGATCTTTGGCATTATTTCGGCACGTTGGTTGAGTCGTCCCATTACGCAATTAAGTTTAGCTAGTCAAGCGATCGCCAATGGAAATCTCAATCAAAAAGTAGAATATTCTTGTGTGGTTAAGGAACTAGCTATCTTAGCGACAGCCTTTAATCAGATGAGTCGCCAACTGAAAAAATCCCACACCAGATTGGAGGAATATTCGCAATTACTAGTGCAGAAAGTTGATGAACGTACACAAGCTCTTCAGCAGGAGATTATCGAGCATGAAATGACAGAAGCAGCTCTGCGCGAATCGGAGGAGAAATTTGCTAAAGCGTTTCGGTCTAGTCCTGATGGCATGGCTCTAGTTACAGTTGGCACAAACAAACATGTTGATGTCAATGACAAATGGACGGAGATTACGGGCTATAGTCGTGAAGAGGCAATTGGTGCTGCTCCCTCTGATTTAAATCTATGGCTAGACTTGCAGGAACGCGATCGCATGTTGGCAATTTTAGAAAGAGATTGTCGAGTTTTTAACTACGAGGCAAGTTTTGTTACCAAAGCAGGCAAAATTATTACAGGATTAATCTCTTCGGAAACCATTGAATTTGGTGGTCAAGTATTTGCAATTTATGCAATAAAAGATATTAGTGATCGAAAAAAAATCGAAGAGAATATTAAAGAGAGTGAAAAGAAATATCGTGATCTCGTTGAATCCGCTAACTGTATCATTTTACGCTGGGATACCCAAGGAAGCATTTGCTTTTTAAATGATTATGGATTAAAATTTTTTGGATGTCAATTAGAAGATATAATCGGTTCTTGCGTTCTAGAAACCATTGTCTCTACTCAAAGTGTGACAGGCGACGACCTTCGTAAAATGATTGAGGATATCTGTCAGAACCCTGAGAAATATCAACTCAATGAGAATGAGAATATCTGTAAAGATGGCAGACGAGTCTGGGTAACTTGGTCAAATAAGCCCATTTATAATGATCAGGGGAAATTAATAGAGATTCTCTCAGTTGGCACAGATATTACTGATCGCAAACGGGCAGAAAAGGAACTCCAATCTGCCAAAGAAATTGCAGACATGGCAAACCGAGCCAAGAGTGACTTTCTCGCCAATATGAGCCATGAGTTACGCACTCCTTTGAATGGGATTTTAGGTTATGCCCAAATTCTCAAGCGCAGTAATGATCCGCAAAAACATCGCTCAGGGCTAGAAATCATTCAGCGCAGTGGTGAGCATTTATTAACGCTGTTAAATGACATTCTCGATCTTTCTAAAATTGAAGCAAAAAAACTCGAACTCAATTCTAGTGAGTTTGACCTTCCTAAACTCTTGCAAAGTATCACTGATATGTTTCAATTACAAGTCCATGCCAAGGACGTGAAATTGACTTATCAACCACTCACCCCTTTGCCTACAATAATGTATGGTGATGAGAAGCGCCTACGACAAGTACTAATCAATTTATTTGGGAATGCCGTCAAATTCACCGATCAAGGCAGCGTTTCCTTCTGCGTCAGTGCTCAGCCCTATGAACCCAACTCTAGCAATCCAAAACAGAAGAACTACAAATTACGCTTTGAAATTGCAGATACAGGGGTAGGAATTGCTCCCGATAAATTAGAAGAGATCTTTTTACCATTTCAACAGGTAGGTGAGCGCTCCCGCCGCTATTCTGGCACTGGTTTAGGTTTACCAATTTGTCAAAAAATTGTGGAAATGATGGGTGGGCAACTCCAAGTCACCAGTACTTTGAATGAAGGTAGTACTTTTTGGTTTGAAATTGAGTTAACAGAAGTTGCCAACCACAGTACCACAACCGCTATTGATAGTCGCACAATCACTGGTTACTATGGCGATCGCCTCAAAATCTTAGTAGTCGATGACAAGACTGAAAATAGAATGGTCTTAAGTGATCTGCTCGTACCCCTTGGATTTATTGTTGCCGAAGCAATTGATGGCTATGACTGTATTAGACAAGCACAGATTTTTGCCCCAGACTTAATTTTGCTGGACATGGTTATGCCTGAACTGGATGGACATGAAACCACCAAGCAGTTGCGACAGTTGTCTATGTTTGAGAAAACTGCGATTGTGATGGTTTCGGCTAGTGCCTTTAGTCAAGATCGTGAACTGAGTCTAAAGGTGGGTTGCAATGCTTTCATTGCGAAACCTGTTAATCCCGATAACCTCTTCCATACGATGCGATCGCTGCTCAATTTAGAGTGGCAATATGATGATCTTGCACTTGGTGACCCATCACTGACGAATGGATTTGATAATAATCGCAATATTGAGGAGCCCACTCAGCCCTTAATATACCCTCCAAAATCTACGCTAGACAACTTGATCCAAATGGCTCGTATTGGCGATATTTTAGCCATTCAAGATGAAGTTATGCTACTACAGGAAACCGATTCTGTTTTTACCCCCTTCACCAAGCAAATCCTCGTTTATGCTCGTGATTTCCAAATTAGACGTATTCGCGAGTTCTTAGAGTCTCAGCAGCAAGAGGTACTAATGAGCTAA
- a CDS encoding DciA family protein, translating into MSLTGLPNILHNIQSRTSWQQRCQYLLIVEKWADIVGESVAKQTCPIGVYQKSLQVAVSSPVWSQALAFERVRLLAKINQLLGSTNSFTIADIHFSTAKWATHQQMLQQSKVVTADHPSYLPAITTDALKKNAQGYQQKQVTKPPETVSEAFQRWQEVMKLRAKQMPKCPRCDRPALIGEISRWQMCRVCAIEHLFN; encoded by the coding sequence ATGTCCCTCACAGGATTACCGAATATTTTGCATAACATTCAGTCACGCACGAGTTGGCAGCAGCGCTGTCAATATTTGCTGATTGTCGAAAAATGGGCAGATATCGTGGGCGAGTCGGTAGCTAAGCAAACATGTCCGATAGGGGTATATCAAAAATCATTGCAAGTGGCGGTATCTAGTCCTGTGTGGTCACAGGCTCTTGCCTTTGAGCGAGTACGTCTCTTAGCCAAAATTAATCAGTTATTGGGGAGTACCAATAGTTTCACGATCGCCGATATCCATTTCTCAACAGCCAAATGGGCAACTCATCAGCAGATGCTGCAACAGAGTAAAGTTGTCACCGCCGATCATCCCAGTTATTTACCTGCGATCACTACAGATGCACTTAAAAAAAATGCTCAAGGTTATCAGCAAAAGCAAGTCACTAAACCGCCCGAAACTGTCAGCGAGGCATTTCAGCGTTGGCAGGAAGTGATGAAGTTAAGGGCTAAACAAATGCCAAAATGTCCTCGATGCGATCGCCCTGCATTGATTGGCGAAATATCCCGTTGGCAAATGTGCCGAGTCTGTGCGATCGAACATTTATTTAACTAA
- a CDS encoding branched-chain amino acid ABC transporter permease: MDLSVFLQQFLNGLSIGSVYAIFALGYTLVFSILGIINFAHGAVFTLGAYFTYVLCGGAFGFNGVLANLSLPKELHLPFFVAIFVSSLLAGGVSVLIERIAFRPLRDRKADPLLTLVSSLGVAVAIINIIQYLVGAESYNFPANIYGSLPAAVNFGTVDKPINIRTVQIMIFSVSVIILSILTYGINFTKLGKAMKAVAEDATTASLLGINTDFFILLTFFVSGFLGGLAGTLVGSSVSIAGPYFGIGFGLKGLAVIVLGGLGNIPGAVVGGIILGLAESFVPSDQSAYKDAVAFALLFIVLLIRPQGLFGKTLVQKV, encoded by the coding sequence ATGGACTTATCAGTATTCTTGCAGCAGTTTTTAAATGGCTTATCCATTGGCAGTGTTTATGCCATTTTTGCCCTCGGCTATACCCTCGTATTCTCAATTTTAGGAATTATTAATTTTGCTCATGGTGCTGTATTTACCCTTGGTGCATATTTTACCTATGTGCTGTGCGGAGGAGCCTTTGGATTTAACGGGGTCTTAGCCAATCTCTCCTTACCCAAAGAATTACATTTACCGTTTTTTGTTGCCATTTTTGTGAGTAGTCTACTGGCAGGTGGAGTCAGCGTTTTGATTGAGCGGATTGCCTTTCGACCTCTACGCGATCGCAAAGCCGATCCTTTACTGACCCTAGTGTCTAGCTTAGGAGTAGCTGTAGCGATCATAAATATCATTCAATATCTCGTTGGTGCAGAAAGCTACAACTTTCCCGCCAATATTTATGGCAGTTTACCCGCCGCAGTCAACTTCGGCACGGTTGATAAACCGATCAACATTCGCACTGTCCAAATTATGATTTTTAGCGTGTCCGTGATTATTTTATCCATTTTGACCTACGGCATTAACTTCACCAAACTTGGTAAGGCGATGAAAGCTGTTGCTGAAGATGCCACAACCGCTAGCCTTTTAGGTATTAATACTGACTTTTTTATTTTGCTTACCTTTTTTGTATCAGGTTTTTTAGGTGGTCTAGCAGGGACATTAGTTGGCTCTAGCGTCAGCATCGCGGGACCATATTTCGGCATTGGCTTTGGCTTAAAAGGTCTAGCTGTCATCGTCTTAGGCGGACTAGGTAATATCCCTGGAGCGGTTGTAGGTGGCATCATTTTAGGGCTTGCCGAATCTTTTGTCCCATCCGATCAGTCCGCCTACAAAGATGCTGTCGCCTTTGCTCTACTATTCATCGTTCTTTTGATACGTCCCCAAGGGCTATTTGGCAAAACCCTTGTACAAAAAGTATAA
- a CDS encoding ferredoxin-thioredoxin reductase catalytic domain-containing protein: MSLKPESESDRGKNKASSKNFEAMRKFSEKYAKNTGTFFCSDPSVTNAVIEGLAKHKEEFGSPLCPCRYYEDKEAEVKDTYWNCPCVPMRERKECHCMLFLTPDNPFAGTKQDLELVDIVYDA; encoded by the coding sequence ATGTCACTTAAACCAGAGTCAGAGTCAGACCGTGGGAAAAATAAAGCTTCCTCCAAAAACTTTGAAGCCATGAGAAAGTTTTCCGAAAAATATGCCAAAAACACAGGCACTTTTTTTTGCTCCGATCCTAGCGTAACAAACGCTGTTATCGAAGGATTAGCAAAACATAAAGAAGAGTTTGGTTCTCCTCTTTGTCCTTGCCGTTATTACGAAGACAAGGAAGCTGAAGTTAAAGATACCTATTGGAATTGTCCCTGTGTGCCAATGCGTGAACGCAAAGAATGTCACTGTATGCTTTTTCTGACCCCAGATAATCCCTTCGCAGGAACTAAACAAGACTTAGAGCTAGTAGATATAGTATACGATGCCTAA
- a CDS encoding tetratricopeptide repeat protein, protein MNDTENTWDKDALKNPETEYQTLLNLLRQKQGFATLFVRCSPDEGEQIIKRAIRDIPHRSIHVLRLDQPINDFYELLVERKDLHKANVLFVTNIEEFLKAKVEDIADSSLSEKLKNITRPLAHLSLLQSKLKEQFSICFVFLLPLFALKFFINRSPELFNDYIEVFEFPTDMELLRQETFRWLGGDYYEAYVQISEEERDRKYKDLQKLIDAQPLISERRIELLLEQGRLLVAGNRCQEAIANCDLALRIRNDNHLAWYNRAVALDISDHHEEAVDNYRQAISCKEDFYVAWHNLGTSLSILGRYEEAINSYNIALRHKPDYYQSYGGKGLIYTFLGKHEEAIENCEKALALKPDYVQGWFSLAYALESIGKYGEAVASYDRALEYKPRDHQIWYSRAKALENWGNYTEAIASYDKTLEIRPDDYYAWNNRGLVLSRLELYEDAIASHERALGINPDDYFAWYSLGNALSGLGKLEEAITAYDRAIQISPQETQVWQNRLPALRRLGFA, encoded by the coding sequence ATGAATGACACTGAAAACACTTGGGACAAAGATGCTCTAAAAAATCCAGAGACAGAATATCAAACCTTATTAAATCTATTGAGGCAAAAACAAGGTTTTGCTACTCTTTTTGTGCGTTGTTCACCTGATGAAGGGGAGCAAATTATAAAAAGGGCAATAAGAGATATACCCCATCGAAGTATCCATGTATTAAGACTTGATCAGCCGATCAATGATTTCTATGAGTTGCTAGTTGAGAGGAAAGATTTACATAAGGCAAATGTATTATTTGTTACAAATATCGAAGAGTTTTTAAAAGCCAAAGTTGAAGATATTGCTGATAGTAGCTTAAGCGAAAAGCTAAAAAATATTACACGACCACTAGCCCATTTAAGTTTATTGCAATCCAAGCTTAAAGAGCAATTTTCAATTTGTTTTGTATTTCTATTGCCATTATTTGCCCTTAAGTTTTTTATTAATAGATCTCCAGAACTTTTTAATGATTACATTGAGGTATTTGAATTCCCCACGGACATGGAGTTACTGCGACAAGAAACTTTTCGTTGGTTGGGGGGTGATTACTATGAAGCCTATGTTCAAATAAGTGAGGAAGAGCGCGATCGCAAATATAAAGATCTCCAGAAGTTAATTGATGCTCAGCCATTAATTTCTGAACGACGCATTGAGTTATTGCTAGAGCAGGGTAGGCTATTAGTTGCAGGAAATCGCTGTCAAGAGGCGATCGCCAACTGTGATCTTGCCTTACGAATTCGTAATGATAATCATTTGGCTTGGTATAACCGGGCAGTTGCTCTAGATATAAGCGATCACCATGAAGAAGCCGTAGATAACTATCGCCAAGCAATTTCCTGCAAAGAAGATTTTTATGTAGCATGGCATAATTTGGGAACTTCCTTAAGTATTTTGGGACGTTATGAAGAGGCAATCAATAGTTACAATATTGCTCTTAGACATAAGCCCGACTACTACCAATCCTATGGCGGTAAGGGCTTAATCTATACCTTTCTCGGTAAGCATGAAGAAGCGATCGAAAATTGCGAAAAAGCTTTAGCACTCAAACCTGACTATGTGCAAGGTTGGTTTAGCCTAGCCTATGCCCTTGAAAGTATTGGTAAATATGGGGAAGCTGTAGCCAGTTATGATCGTGCCCTAGAGTACAAACCACGTGATCATCAAATTTGGTACAGTCGAGCCAAGGCTTTGGAGAATTGGGGCAATTATACAGAAGCGATCGCCAGCTATGATAAAACTTTAGAAATCCGTCCTGATGACTACTATGCTTGGAATAATCGTGGCTTGGTACTTAGCCGTTTAGAACTTTATGAAGATGCGATCGCCAGTCATGAGCGTGCTTTGGGAATTAATCCTGATGACTACTTTGCTTGGTATAGTCTTGGCAATGCTCTCAGTGGACTTGGTAAACTAGAAGAAGCGATCACCGCCTATGATAGGGCAATTCAAATTTCTCCCCAAGAAACTCAAGTCTGGCAAAATCGGCTCCCCGCTTTAAGGAGACTAGGTTTTGCGTAA
- a CDS encoding DUF4327 family protein produces the protein MLQSLYYSIGAIQDEARHLLESGRLSRSQPIHTLCRFFRDREWCQIERELEENHYLLRDRICDLLSRECWQSD, from the coding sequence ATGTTGCAATCACTTTATTATTCCATCGGCGCTATCCAAGACGAAGCAAGACATCTACTCGAAAGTGGAAGACTTAGCCGTAGTCAGCCTATTCATACACTTTGCCGTTTTTTTCGTGATCGCGAATGGTGCCAAATCGAACGAGAATTAGAAGAAAATCATTACCTACTACGCGATCGCATTTGTGATTTGTTAAGCCGTGAATGCTGGCAAAGTGATTAA
- a CDS encoding cyanophycinase: protein MSQSVRLIDRLKQFVDQSANMLNLDEDVATDRGMTQIIKSAVMVIGGGEDKVQDRKILKAFIENSGGSQARIAIIPCASREPDIIGRIYHDIFTDLGAKDVEVLDIRERPHHDYPDAEKLVDRFTGIFMTGGDQLRLCGLIADTPFAIMIAKRIAEQRLVLAGTSAGAAAMGYHMISGGSSGESPHKELVNMSTGLNILPEIIVDQHFHNRNRMARLMTAIAAHPDRIGIGIDEDTVAIFEPNNIMRVMGRGTVTVVDPGEVSYSNQLWVSGSAPLTIHNLRVHILATGCKYHLLKRIPISPSV from the coding sequence ATGAGTCAAAGTGTTAGACTAATTGATCGCCTAAAACAATTTGTTGACCAATCTGCTAATATGCTGAACTTAGATGAAGATGTGGCAACAGATAGGGGCATGACTCAAATTATTAAGTCGGCGGTAATGGTAATCGGTGGTGGCGAGGATAAAGTACAAGACCGCAAGATTCTCAAAGCCTTTATAGAAAACTCTGGTGGCTCCCAAGCTCGAATTGCCATAATTCCCTGTGCATCTAGAGAACCTGATATTATCGGGCGAATTTATCATGATATTTTCACCGATCTCGGCGCAAAGGATGTTGAAGTTCTCGATATTCGTGAGCGTCCTCACCATGACTATCCAGATGCCGAGAAATTAGTTGATCGCTTTACAGGGATTTTTATGACAGGTGGCGATCAGTTGCGTCTTTGTGGTCTGATTGCTGATACTCCCTTTGCCATTATGATCGCCAAACGGATTGCGGAACAGCGTTTAGTTCTGGCGGGTACAAGTGCTGGGGCTGCCGCGATGGGCTATCACATGATTTCGGGTGGTAGCAGTGGTGAGTCTCCCCATAAGGAACTAGTCAATATGAGCACAGGCTTAAATATTTTGCCTGAAATTATTGTTGATCAGCACTTCCATAACCGTAACCGTATGGCTCGTCTGATGACGGCGATCGCCGCGCATCCTGATCGCATTGGCATTGGCATTGATGAGGACACCGTAGCCATCTTTGAACCAAATAACATCATGCGGGTGATGGGGCGTGGTACAGTAACCGTGGTCGATCCTGGGGAAGTCTCCTACAGCAATCAACTATGGGTAAGCGGTTCTGCACCTTTGACGATTCATAATTTGCGCGTTCATATTCTTGCTACAGGTTGTAAATATCATTTGCTCAAGCGGATTCCGATTAGTCCATCTGTATAA
- a CDS encoding DUF1997 domain-containing protein, whose product MQQEPMRSPANLDFTSESTGRDDSEFVLTPTQEAAMFSEYGTGDDSADDLQDPDGENEDSDRLAQSKDLLETDPNSEIRHFHNHYIGNMDLLADKPTVMQYLDAHQGWFRRCAHPFKADPIGETGYAMGIGKVGALGFQVDARVGLDLLPPDANSVYRIVTIPIPDQEPQGYEVDFHAEMRLEEKTLELRAGEKIGNNPLITSIEWDLNLTVSLHFPAFIQKLSRDMIQKTGDSVLGFIVQRVSKSLTAKVQDDFHKTHDIKVPKQIKLRR is encoded by the coding sequence ATGCAGCAAGAACCAATGCGATCGCCTGCAAATTTAGATTTCACTTCAGAGTCAACGGGGAGAGATGATTCTGAGTTTGTTTTAACACCGACACAGGAAGCCGCCATGTTCTCGGAATATGGCACTGGTGATGATTCTGCCGACGATCTCCAAGATCCCGATGGTGAGAACGAAGATAGCGATCGCTTAGCTCAGTCCAAAGACTTGCTGGAGACTGATCCGAATTCGGAAATACGACATTTTCATAATCATTACATCGGCAATATGGATCTGCTTGCCGATAAGCCAACGGTCATGCAATACCTAGATGCCCATCAGGGATGGTTTCGACGTTGTGCCCATCCCTTTAAAGCTGATCCAATCGGGGAAACTGGTTATGCAATGGGGATTGGTAAGGTGGGAGCCTTAGGCTTTCAGGTAGATGCAAGGGTTGGTCTAGATTTGTTGCCTCCCGATGCCAATAGTGTATATCGGATTGTGACTATTCCCATTCCCGATCAGGAGCCACAGGGCTATGAAGTGGATTTCCATGCAGAGATGCGCCTAGAAGAAAAGACTTTGGAATTACGAGCTGGGGAAAAAATTGGTAATAATCCCTTAATTACATCGATTGAATGGGATTTAAACCTGACGGTTTCTCTGCATTTTCCTGCCTTTATCCAGAAGCTATCGAGGGATATGATCCAGAAAACGGGGGATAGCGTCCTTGGTTTCATTGTTCAGCGTGTTTCTAAAAGTCTGACTGCTAAGGTACAAGATGACTTCCATAAGACCCATGACATTAAAGTTCCGAAACAGATTAAGCTCAGAAGATAG
- a CDS encoding C39 family peptidase: MKLFKDFTLVLTGLAIAVTVMPASSAIATLKYPHKQYIDQNLIATGASRVIELPDTGIQNDSWSCGPNSAARVLRYYGHDVDYATVRSATDKKLFLPQKIRNPFNNQWIEVRTGTPPQTLQQVMQRWEGDRVKKSPQTSFNRLINLVRSGKPAITLVRVGSFSIPYMGSIPYLHWIAVTGVDPVQQQIYYTDTNSQVYALSYQDFQSRWDLGLDRDVSNAIANILKNNGVEARTIVWIDR, translated from the coding sequence ATGAAACTTTTTAAGGATTTTACACTTGTGCTTACTGGGCTAGCGATCGCCGTGACAGTTATGCCAGCATCATCAGCGATCGCGACACTCAAGTATCCTCATAAGCAGTATATCGATCAAAACCTCATTGCTACTGGTGCATCGCGAGTAATTGAACTACCTGATACTGGTATACAAAATGATAGTTGGAGTTGCGGTCCCAATTCCGCAGCAAGGGTATTGCGCTATTACGGACATGATGTTGACTATGCAACGGTTCGATCTGCTACGGATAAGAAGCTATTTTTGCCCCAAAAAATACGAAATCCCTTTAATAATCAGTGGATTGAAGTCAGAACAGGGACTCCACCGCAAACTCTACAACAGGTGATGCAGCGATGGGAAGGCGATCGCGTCAAGAAATCACCACAGACTAGCTTTAATCGCTTAATTAATTTAGTACGATCAGGTAAACCTGCGATCACCTTAGTAAGGGTTGGCAGTTTCTCGATTCCGTATATGGGTTCAATTCCCTATTTACATTGGATCGCTGTGACAGGAGTCGATCCCGTCCAACAACAAATTTATTACACTGATACCAATAGTCAAGTTTATGCTTTGTCTTATCAAGATTTTCAGTCTCGATGGGATTTGGGCTTAGATCGAGATGTAAGTAATGCGATCGCCAATATCCTCAAAAATAATGGTGTCGAAGCAAGGACTATAGTTTGGATTGATCGGTAA
- a CDS encoding SPFH domain-containing protein: MELWSFVIGAGIFFGLGGSSFKIINQGEEALVASFGKYKRKLPAGPHFILPFIDTVSFRGSIKEQVLDVPAQQCITRDNVPITADAVVYWRVIDMEKAYYRVENLRQAIINIILTQIRAELGSLELDETFTARNKINELLLRDLDEATEPWGVKVTRVELRDILPAKAVQESMELQMTAERKKRAAILTSEGEREAAINKARGLADSQLLNAEASQKAAILEAEGQKQARILRAEAERQEQVLKAQGTAQAMQVLLQSMKGNSQAQEALQFLLAQSYISMATTVGSSGSSKVMFMDPRSLPSTLEGLKSIVDVPESGDFPSKDWTK, translated from the coding sequence ATGGAGTTATGGAGTTTTGTGATCGGTGCAGGTATTTTCTTTGGTCTTGGAGGTTCATCTTTCAAAATTATTAACCAAGGCGAAGAAGCACTAGTCGCATCCTTTGGCAAATACAAACGCAAGCTTCCTGCGGGGCCGCACTTTATTCTGCCATTTATTGATACTGTGAGTTTTAGAGGCTCGATCAAAGAGCAAGTACTTGACGTTCCTGCCCAACAATGCATCACCCGTGACAACGTACCCATTACTGCTGATGCAGTTGTGTATTGGCGGGTTATCGATATGGAAAAAGCATATTATCGCGTCGAAAACTTGCGGCAAGCGATTATTAACATCATTCTTACTCAGATTCGAGCAGAGCTAGGTAGTCTAGAGCTTGACGAGACCTTCACCGCTAGAAATAAAATTAACGAACTTCTATTGCGCGATCTTGATGAAGCGACCGAACCTTGGGGGGTGAAAGTCACGCGAGTAGAGTTGCGAGATATCTTACCAGCCAAAGCAGTGCAGGAGTCAATGGAATTGCAAATGACCGCAGAGCGTAAAAAACGTGCGGCAATTTTGACCTCTGAAGGCGAACGTGAAGCTGCGATTAATAAAGCGCGAGGTTTAGCAGACTCGCAGTTACTGAATGCTGAAGCTTCGCAAAAAGCTGCCATCTTAGAAGCTGAAGGACAGAAACAAGCAAGAATTTTAAGAGCGGAAGCGGAACGTCAGGAACAGGTGCTCAAGGCTCAAGGTACGGCTCAAGCGATGCAGGTACTATTGCAATCCATGAAAGGTAATTCTCAGGCACAGGAAGCCTTGCAATTTTTGTTAGCTCAAAGCTATATCTCGATGGCAACAACTGTTGGATCTAGCGGTAGTAGTAAGGTCATGTTTATGGATCCGCGATCGCTACCTTCGACTCTAGAAGGATTAAAGTCAATAGTTGATGTCCCCGAATCAGGCGATTTCCCCAGTAAAGATTGGACGAAATAG